A segment of the Allosaccharopolyspora coralli genome:
CGGTCGGGGCGAGACGGTCGCGCTGGTCCCGACCGACGACTTCGCGACGTGGGAGACACCGGTCGGCTGGTGGCCCCGTCTGGAAGCCGGGGTGCTGGAGCCGCTTTCCGAGGGCGCGCCCGGCTCCTATCGACGCATGGAGTGGCCGGATGGTCGCCCGGCGCTGGGCGGGCGGGTCACCGTCGACGTGCCGACCGTGCTCGTGGTGGAGGGCGTGTCGGCGACTCGCCGTGCCGTGGCGTCCAGGCTCTCGTTGGCGATCTGGGTGGAACTGACCGGCGCACCCACACGGCTCAACAGATCGGTTGCTCGTGACGGTGCGTGGTCGCGAACGGCGCTGAGGCGCTGGCAGCGCGACGAGCAACGCTGGTTCGCCGCCGATGCTCCGCGAGATCGAGCGGACGTTCTATTGCTGCAACCGGGTGACGACGGAGAAATTTTCGGTATCGAGGGGGAGGGGCGCGGTTTTCCGGGAAGGGGTCCGGAACCGCTTCAGTTCCCGACGTAGCCCGATCGTAACCTTGTGCACTCCACCTTCCGGTCATCCCGGGTTACTCTCTGCTTCATCTTTGCCGGGTCAGACACACCGAGGTGCTGAGATGAAGAGACTTCCCACGCGATCCCGAAGCGTGAGTGTGCGACGGCGGCTGGCGTCAGCGGGGATCGCGGGTGCGCTCGCGGTGTCGTTGGCCGCCTGCGCCCAGTCCGAACGAGGGGAGGCTGGAGGCGAGGGCGGCACGTTCACCTTCGGCGCCGCAGGCGCTCCGGACCTGTTCGACCCGTTCTACGCCTCCGACGGCGAGACCTTCCGGGTCACCCGCCAGATGTTCGAGGGACTGGTCTCCTTCAAGCCCGGCAGCGCGGAGGTCGAACCGGGCCTCGCCGAGAGCTGGGAATCCAGTCCGGACGGCAAGACCTGGACCTTCAAGACCCGGCAGGGCGTGAAGTTCCACGACGGCACCGACTTCAACGCCGACGCCGTCTGCAAGAACTTCGAGCGCTGGTACAACCAGACCGGCGCAGGCCAGAACCAGGCGCTGTCGTACTACTGGATCGAGAACTTCGGCGGCTTCGCCGACGGCCAGACACCGTCGCTGTACGAGGGCTGCCAAGCGCCCGACCCGAACACCGCGGTCGTCAAGCTCACGCGCGCGACCTCGAAGTTTCCGGACATCCTCGGCCTGGACCCGTTCATGATCCAGTCGCCCACGGCGCTCGAGGAGTACCAGGCGAACAACGTCCAGGCGCAGGGCGACAGCTTCGTCTACTCCGAGTACGCCAAGTCGCACCCGACCGGGACGGGACCGTTCACGTTCGAGTCGTACGACCAGGGCAACGGCACCATCCGCCTCACCCGCAACGACGAGTACTGGGGTGAGAAGGCCAAGATCCAGAACCTCGTCTTCCGGGTGATCCCCGACGAGACGGTGCGCAAGCAGGAACTCGAAGCGGGCGGCATCGACGGCTACGACCTGCCGAACCCTGCCGACCTGGCCGCGCTGCGCGAAGCAGGCAACAACGTCCAGGTGCGCGACCCGTTCAACATCATGTACCTCGGCGTCACGCAGAAGAACAACCCGAAGCTCGCCGACCTCAAGGTCCGGCAGGCGCTGGCCCACGCCGTCGACCGGGAGACCCTGGTGAAGGCGAACATGCCGGAAGGGGCCGAGGTCGCCAAGCAGTTCTATCCGAAGACGGTCGACGGCTACGCCGACGACGTGCAGCAATACGACCACAACCCCGAGAAGGCCAAGCAGCTGCTCGCCGAGGCCGGGGCGTCGGACCTGACGGTGAACTTCTACTGGCCCACCGAGGTCACCCGGCCCTACATGCCGGACCCGCGGGGCATCTTCAACACCGTCGCCGACGACCTCCGCCAGGTCGGCGTCACCGTCAACCCGGTGAGCAGGCCCTGGAACGGCGGCTACACCGACGAGGTCGACAACGCCAAGGCCGACCTGTTCCTGCTCGGCTGGACCGGCGACTACAACAGCCCCGACAACTTCATCGGGACGTTCTTCGGCACCACCGAGAACCGGTTCTGGACACAGGCCTCGCCGTGGGGCGAGGACCTCGCCAACCAGCTCCAGGCCGCCGACAGCGAGCCGGACGAGGCCCGGCGAAACGCGATGTACCAGGACATCAACCGCAAGCTGATGTCCGAGTACCTGCCCGCCGTCCCGCTGTCGCACTCGCCGCCGGCGATCGTCGTCAGCGACCAGGTCGAGGGGCTGCAGCCGTCGCCGCTGACGGCCGAGGTCTTCGACACGGTGAGCATCTCCGGCTGAGGTGTCCCGACCGGGGTGCGCGTAGGCGTGCACCCCGGTCGTCGCCTTCGGCGTTCCGCCGTGCCCACCACGAACCGGGGGACTCTTGCTCCGCTACACAGTGCGACGCCTGGCACAGATGGTGCTGGTGGTGTTCGCCCTCTCGATCCTGCTTTTCGCGTGGCTGCGTTCGTTGCCGGGCGGCCCCGTCTCGGCGTTGCTCGGTGACCGGGCCACACCGGAGTCCCGCGCCGCGCTCGAAGCCCAACTCGGACTGGACCGGCCGATCCTGGTGCAGTACTGGAGTTTCGTCAGCCGCGCCGTCACGGGCGATTTCGGCACGTCCACCGGGGTGCAGCGGGGCACTCCCGCGCTGGAAGTCTTCCTCCAGCGATTCCCGGCCACGCTCGAACTGTCCATCATGGCGTTGCTGCTCGCCGTCGCCTTCGCCATCCCCGTCGGTTATCTCGCGGCACGACGGCGCGGCGGCTGGCTGGACAACGTCAGCATCGTCTGGTCGCTGGTCGGGGTCGCCGTCCCGGTGTTCTTCCTCGCGTTCCTGTTGAAGTACGTCTTCGCGGT
Coding sequences within it:
- a CDS encoding ABC transporter substrate-binding protein translates to MRRRLASAGIAGALAVSLAACAQSERGEAGGEGGTFTFGAAGAPDLFDPFYASDGETFRVTRQMFEGLVSFKPGSAEVEPGLAESWESSPDGKTWTFKTRQGVKFHDGTDFNADAVCKNFERWYNQTGAGQNQALSYYWIENFGGFADGQTPSLYEGCQAPDPNTAVVKLTRATSKFPDILGLDPFMIQSPTALEEYQANNVQAQGDSFVYSEYAKSHPTGTGPFTFESYDQGNGTIRLTRNDEYWGEKAKIQNLVFRVIPDETVRKQELEAGGIDGYDLPNPADLAALREAGNNVQVRDPFNIMYLGVTQKNNPKLADLKVRQALAHAVDRETLVKANMPEGAEVAKQFYPKTVDGYADDVQQYDHNPEKAKQLLAEAGASDLTVNFYWPTEVTRPYMPDPRGIFNTVADDLRQVGVTVNPVSRPWNGGYTDEVDNAKADLFLLGWTGDYNSPDNFIGTFFGTTENRFWTQASPWGEDLANQLQAADSEPDEARRNAMYQDINRKLMSEYLPAVPLSHSPPAIVVSDQVEGLQPSPLTAEVFDTVSISG
- a CDS encoding uridine kinase family protein; this encodes MIPLDLDERWRRNAAVVGERVRRVEPRLGPVRMVGIDGPSGSGKSEFAEALVDSLRGRGETVALVPTDDFATWETPVGWWPRLEAGVLEPLSEGAPGSYRRMEWPDGRPALGGRVTVDVPTVLVVEGVSATRRAVASRLSLAIWVELTGAPTRLNRSVARDGAWSRTALRRWQRDEQRWFAADAPRDRADVLLLQPGDDGEIFGIEGEGRGFPGRGPEPLQFPT